TGACCACCCCTACACGGTAGGACGCACGGCGGCGGGGCCCGATTCGGCGGGTTCGGAACCGGACCTGGACCTAAACTGGTGCCGTGCCCCCGAATCCGGCGATCGACCCGGACCACGTGCGCCGAGCCGCGCAGGCGCTCGTGGCGCCCGACATCAGGGCGTGGGCGGGCCGCTTCGAGTTGCTGTCGGACCCCAATCGCCTGCGGTTGCTGCTGTGCCTGCATCACGCGCCCGGCATCTGCGTCACCGACCTGGCGGCGGCGCTCGGGATGACCGGGACCGCGGTGTCGCACGCGCTGCGGCTGCTGCGGCAGCAGGGATGGGTGGAGGCCGAGCGGTCGGGCCGTACCGTGCGCTACCGCCTGGTCGACGACACCGTGCACGACCTGTTGCACACGATCGGCGCGACCCACTTCCACGAGCACGACGCGAGCTGACGGCACTTCGCCGAATCCCCTGTTCCCCGTTGCCGGGGCGTCCTATCGTGTGATCCGACAGCCTTCCGTCCGAACGGACTCACGTGATGCACGAAATGGCGATCACTCAGAGTGTTGTCGACGCGGTGTGTGAACGCGCCGCCGGGCGCAGCGTCCACAGCATCCGACTGCAGGTGGGTCGGCTGTGCGCGGTGGTCCCCGATGCGATGCAGTTCTGCTTCGAACTCGTCACGGAGGGCACCGTCGCGGAGGGCGCCCGGCTCGACATCGAGGAGCCGCCCGGCCGCGCGCACTGCCGCGACTGCGGTGCGGACTTTCCCCTGCACGACCTGGTGTTGCTGTGTCCGTGCGGCAGCGCCGACGTCGAGATCCTCTCGGGTCGTGAACTACGGATCATGTCGATGGAAGTGGGTTGAGCGATGTGCGCGACGTGTGGATGCGGCAAGGTCGACGAGCCGGCCGGGACTCGGATCACGATTCCGGCGGACGGCGCCTCTCAGCACGAACACCAGCACGAACACACACACGGCCATGGTCACGGCCACGGGCACGGCCATGAACACGGGGGCCCGCACAGTCACGTGCCCGCCGCGACGGAGACCGTCACACTCGAGCAGAAGATCTTGGACAAGAACGATCGGTTGGCGGCGGCGAACCGCTCGTGGCTCACCGAACGGGGGGTGCGGGCGATCAACCTGATGAGCTCGCCCGGATCGGGCAAGACGACGCTGCTCGAGCGCACCGTGCGGGATCTGCAGGCATCGAGTCCGATATCGGTGATCGAGGGGGACCAGGAGACGCTGCTCGACGCCGATCGGATCCGATCGACGGGATGCGATGTGGTGCAGGTCAATACGGGGTCCGGGTGTCATCTCGACGCCGAGATGATGCGGGGTGCGCTCGATGCGTTGACTCCCGCGAACGACTCGCTGGTGTTCGTGGAGAATGTCGGAAACCTCGTGTGCCCTGCGCTGTTCGACCTCGGCGAGCAAGGCAAGGTTGTCCTCATCTCCGTGACCGAGGGGGACGACAAGCCGCTCAAGTACCCGCACATCTTCGCGGTGGCCGATCTGGTGATCGTCAACAAGACCGACCTCCTCCCTTATGTCGAATTCGATACCGAAGCGTGTGAGCGCAACGCGCGGTCGGTGAATCCTGATGTGCGAGTGATCAATCTGTCCGCGACCAGCGGGGAGGGGATCGAGGAGTGGTATCGGTGGGTCGCCGAACGTCGCGCGGGATGATCATCCGGCGTTGACAGATCCACCGCTGCCGCGCCTTAATTGTGGTGGGCGTCACGCAAGTGGGCCGAGGGTCGACTCCGGTGACGCAGGGGCGGTGGAGCCCCGGGGAGTGGCTGTTATGTCGACACCGACGAAAGCTGCGAAGAAGCCGGAACACGCCAAATCTGACGACACGGACGAAGGTGTCATTCACGTCCTGTGGATCAACGCGGGACTCAGCTGCGACGGCGACTCGGTTTCGTTGACCGCGGCAACTCAGCCGAGTGTGGAGGAGATCGCGCTCGGCGCTCTCCCGGGACTGCCGAAGGTTGCCGTGCACTGGCCGCTGATCGACTTCGAGTGTGGTCCCGCAGGCGGCGCCGACGACTTCCTCGAATGGTTCTGGAAAGCTGATCGCGGCGAGCTCGAACCGTTCGTCCTGGTGGTCGAGGGATCGATCCCGAACGAGAAGCTGCACGACGAGGGCTACTGGTGCGGGTTCGGCAGCAATCCGGAGACCGGGCAGCCCGTCACGACCAGCGAGTGGCTGGATCGCTTGGCGCCCAAGGCAACAGCGGTCGTAGCCGCCGGTACGTGTGCGACATACGGTGGGATCCACGCGATGGCGGGCAACCCGACCGGTGCGATGGGTGTGCCCGACTATCTCGGGTGGGACTGGAAGTCCAAGGCCGGCCTGCCGATCGTGTGCGTGCCCGGTTGTCCGATCCAACCGGACAACCTCTCCGAGACCCTGACCTATCTGCTGTATCAGGTGACGGACCAGGCGCCGATGATCCCGCTCGACGAAATGCTCCGGCCGCAGTGGCTATTCGGACAGACCGTGCACGAGGGATGCGACCGCGCGGGCTACTACGAGCAGGGCGACTTCGCGACCGAGTACGGTTCACCGAAGTGCATCGTGAAGCTGGGGTGTTGGGGTCCGGTCGTGAAATGCAATGTGCCCAAACGCGGTTGGATGAACGGCCTCGGCGGTTGTCCGAATGTCGGCGGCATCTGCATCGGATGCACCATGCCCGGATTCCCGGACAAGTTCATGCCTTTCATGGACGAGCCCCCGGGCGGCATCCTCTCCAGTTCGGTGTCGGAGGTCTACGGATCGGTGATCCGGACGCTGCGGGGTGTCACCGGCCGGACGCTGGACAAGGAACCCAGCTGGCGTGTACCCGGGCGCCTACTGAGGACAGGCGCGGTGCGCACCTGGTAGTGCGAGAACGACGACAGGCGATCGCCGATAGTAGAGAGGCTTCTCGATGACTTCCACAGTGCCCGAGCCGACCCGGGGAGCGCCCGACGAGAAGGGTCTCGTCGAGATGTCCTGGGATCCGATCACCCGCATCGTCGGCAGCCTGGGGATCTACACCAAGGTCGACTTCAAGAACAAGACCGTCGCGGAATGCCACAGCACGTCGTCGATCTTCCGCGGCTACTCCCTCTTCATGAAGGGCAAGGATCCGCGAGACGCGCACTTCATCACCAGTCGCATCTGCGGGATCTGCGGCGACAACCACGCGACCTGTTCGTGCTACACGCAGAACATGGCGTACGGGGTCCAGCCGCCGCACCTGGGCGAGTGGATCGCGAACCTCGGCGAGGCCGCCGAATACATGTTCGACCACAACATCTTCCAGGAGAACCTGGTGGCGGTCGACTACTGCGAGAAGATGGTCTCGGAGACCAATCCGGGCGTCCTCGCGCAGGCCGAGAAGACCGCGGCGCCGCACGCCGACGCGCACGGGTACAAGACCGTCGCCGACATCATGCGCGCGCTCAACCCGTTCACCGGCGACTTCTACCGCGAGGCGTTGCAGGTCAGCCGGCTTACGCGAGAGATGTTCTGCCTCATGGAGGGCCGGCACGTCCACCCGTCGACGCTGTATCCCGGCGGCGTCGGGACCGTCGCGACGGTGCAGCTCATCACCGACTACATGACACGGCTGATGCGCTACATCGAGTTCATGAAGAAGGTCGTGCCCATGCACGACGACCTGTTCGACTTCTTCTACGCGGCGCTGCCCGGGTACGAGCACGTCGGCGAACGTCGGATCATGCTGGGGTGCTGGGGCGCCTTCCAGGACCCGGCGGTGTGCAACTTCGCGTACAAGGACATGACCGACTGGGGTCGGAAGATGTTCGTGACGCCGGGCGTGGTCGTCGACAACAAGCTGGTGACCACGGACCTGGTGGACATCAACCTCGGCATCCGGATCATGCTCGGCTCGTCGTACTACGACGACTGGTCCGACCAGGAGATGTTCGTGACCACCGATCCGCTGGGCAACCCGGTGGACCGGCGGCACCCGTGGAACCAGCACACCAACCCGAAGCCGCAGAAGCGCGACCTCGAGGACAAGTACAGCTGGGTGATGTCGCCGCGGTGGTTCGACGGCAAGAACAATCTGGCCCTGGACACCGGAGGCGGGCCCCTGGCCCGTCTGTGGTCCACCGCGCTCGCCGGCCTGGTCGAGACCGACGAGGTGAAAGCGACCGGCCACAGCGTCAAGATCGACTTCCCGAAGACCGCGCTGAAGGGGCCCGTCAGTCTCGAATGGAAGATCCCGCAGTGGAGCAACACGATCGAGCGCAACCGGGCCCGGACCTACTTCCAGGCGTACGCGGCCGCGATGGCGCTGCACTTCGCGCAGAAGGCGCTCACCGAGATCCGCGCCGGCCGGACCAAGACGTGGGAGGAGTTCGAGGTCCCCGACGAGGGCATCGGGTGCGGGTTCACCGAGGCCGTGCGCGGGGTGCTCTCGCACCACATGGTGATCCGCGACGGCAAGATCGCGAACTACCACCCGTACCCGCCGACGCCGTGGAATGCGAGTCCCCGTGACGCCGAGGGAGTTCCGGGTCCGTACGAGGACGCGGTGACGGACCTGCACATCTACGAGGAGAACGATCGCGACAACTTCAAGGGCATCGACATCATGCGCACGGTCCGCAGCTTCGATCCCTGCCTGCCGTGTGGCGTCCACATGTACCTCGGCGACGGCCGGACGCTCGAGAAGCTTCATTCGCCCACACAGTCCATGACCGGGGAGTGAGGTGACGGATGGCATCGGTACGCGACGAGGCACTGAGCGAGACGCACGAATCCGATCGCTGGCGGGGAGCCGGCGATCGGATCGAGGCGCTGCTCGACGCCGCCTCGGCCGGAGGCCCGGTGGCCCGGGAGCGGGCCGAGCAACTCGTCCGCGAGGTGGTCGACCTCTACGGTGAGGCGCTGGGCCGGATCCTGGCCGTCGCGGCGCGCACGCCCGGGCTGGTCGACGAACTGACCCGCGACGAGTTGGTGTCGAGCATGCTGCTCGTGAGCGGGCTGCACCCGCACGACGTCGAGACCCGGGTGCGGACCGCGCTCGACAACGTCCGCCCCTATCTCGGCTCGCACGGCGGCGACGTGGAACTGGTCGAGGTCTCCGACGACGGTGTCGTGCGGCTGCGGCTGCTCGGCAGCTGTCACGGGTGCCCGTCGTCGGCGGTGACACTGCAGCTCGCCGTGGAGGGTGCGGTGCAGGCCGCGGCCCCCGAGACCACCGCGATCGAGGTGGAGACCGACGCTTCCGAGCCCAACGCGACGACGCCGGGGGTGTTCAGCGTCGACTCGCTGATGTCGCACGTGCGCGACACCGGACAGCATCCCGGAACCTGGGTTTCCACACCGGAATTCGGGGAGCTGGAACCAGGTGAGGTGGGCGGCTTCACCGTGGGCGGTATCGCGATGCTGGTCTGCCGTATCGGCGACGAGCTGTTCGCGTACCGCGACCGGTGTCCCGCGTGTGGGAACGCCATGGCCGGGGCCGTGATGCAGCGCCGGGCCGGCGGTCCGGTGGGCGACGCGGTCCTGCGCTGTCCCGTCTGCCGCGCCCACTACGACGTCCGCCGGGCGGGGGCCGCGGTCGAGCCATCGGGCGATCACCTGGACCCGCTCCCGGTGCTGGTGCGCGACGGCGTCCTCTCGGTGGCCGTGCCGACGGCGGTGACGGGGTGAGCGCGCCGTCGAACCACGGCACCCCCACCGGTCCGGCGCTGGGGGTGCTTCGGCGTATCGCATCGACCCGGCCGCAGCCGATCGCCGGGGAACGGTGCGAGATGTGTGCGGCGCCGATCGCCGACGAGCACAGCCACGTGGTGAATATGGCGGGGCGGCAGCTGATGTGCGTGTGCCGCCCGTGCTATCTGCTGTTCACCGAGCCCGGCGCCGAGCTGAGGTACCGCGCGGTACCCGACCGGTACCTGTCGTTCCCGGACTTCAGGTTGGGACCGGGGCAGTGGGACGGGCTCGAGATCCCGGTGGGGCTCGCGTTCCTGTTCCGGAACTCCGCGCAGGGTCGCACGGTCGCGTTCTATCCCGGACCCGCCGGCGCGACCGAGTCGGAACTGTCCATCGAGGCGTGGGATTCGGTGCGGGAGGCCAACCCGGCACTCGGGACCGTCGTCCCCGACGTCGAGGCGCTGCTGATCCGGGTGCCGAAGACCGGTCCGGGCGGTGCCGAGTGCCACCTCCTGCCGATCGACGCCTGCTACGAACTGGTGGGGCGGCTGCGGCGGTGCTGGCGCGGGTTCGACGGCGGGCAGGATGCGCACCGCGAACTCGACAGCTTCTTCGAACGTATCGAGCGGCGCAGCGCG
This genomic stretch from Prescottella soli harbors:
- a CDS encoding NifU family protein; its protein translation is MASVRDEALSETHESDRWRGAGDRIEALLDAASAGGPVARERAEQLVREVVDLYGEALGRILAVAARTPGLVDELTRDELVSSMLLVSGLHPHDVETRVRTALDNVRPYLGSHGGDVELVEVSDDGVVRLRLLGSCHGCPSSAVTLQLAVEGAVQAAAPETTAIEVETDASEPNATTPGVFSVDSLMSHVRDTGQHPGTWVSTPEFGELEPGEVGGFTVGGIAMLVCRIGDELFAYRDRCPACGNAMAGAVMQRRAGGPVGDAVLRCPVCRAHYDVRRAGAAVEPSGDHLDPLPVLVRDGVLSVAVPTAVTG
- a CDS encoding ArsR/SmtB family transcription factor; this translates as MPPNPAIDPDHVRRAAQALVAPDIRAWAGRFELLSDPNRLRLLLCLHHAPGICVTDLAAALGMTGTAVSHALRLLRQQGWVEAERSGRTVRYRLVDDTVHDLLHTIGATHFHEHDAS
- a CDS encoding DUF5947 family protein; translation: MSAPSNHGTPTGPALGVLRRIASTRPQPIAGERCEMCAAPIADEHSHVVNMAGRQLMCVCRPCYLLFTEPGAELRYRAVPDRYLSFPDFRLGPGQWDGLEIPVGLAFLFRNSAQGRTVAFYPGPAGATESELSIEAWDSVREANPALGTVVPDVEALLIRVPKTGPGGAECHLLPIDACYELVGRLRRCWRGFDGGQDAHRELDSFFERIERRSAPVHEQTGGAS
- the hypB gene encoding hydrogenase nickel incorporation protein HypB; translation: MCATCGCGKVDEPAGTRITIPADGASQHEHQHEHTHGHGHGHGHGHEHGGPHSHVPAATETVTLEQKILDKNDRLAAANRSWLTERGVRAINLMSSPGSGKTTLLERTVRDLQASSPISVIEGDQETLLDADRIRSTGCDVVQVNTGSGCHLDAEMMRGALDALTPANDSLVFVENVGNLVCPALFDLGEQGKVVLISVTEGDDKPLKYPHIFAVADLVIVNKTDLLPYVEFDTEACERNARSVNPDVRVINLSATSGEGIEEWYRWVAERRAG
- a CDS encoding hydrogenase expression protein HypE, whose product is MSTPTKAAKKPEHAKSDDTDEGVIHVLWINAGLSCDGDSVSLTAATQPSVEEIALGALPGLPKVAVHWPLIDFECGPAGGADDFLEWFWKADRGELEPFVLVVEGSIPNEKLHDEGYWCGFGSNPETGQPVTTSEWLDRLAPKATAVVAAGTCATYGGIHAMAGNPTGAMGVPDYLGWDWKSKAGLPIVCVPGCPIQPDNLSETLTYLLYQVTDQAPMIPLDEMLRPQWLFGQTVHEGCDRAGYYEQGDFATEYGSPKCIVKLGCWGPVVKCNVPKRGWMNGLGGCPNVGGICIGCTMPGFPDKFMPFMDEPPGGILSSSVSEVYGSVIRTLRGVTGRTLDKEPSWRVPGRLLRTGAVRTW
- a CDS encoding nickel-dependent hydrogenase large subunit; translation: MTSTVPEPTRGAPDEKGLVEMSWDPITRIVGSLGIYTKVDFKNKTVAECHSTSSIFRGYSLFMKGKDPRDAHFITSRICGICGDNHATCSCYTQNMAYGVQPPHLGEWIANLGEAAEYMFDHNIFQENLVAVDYCEKMVSETNPGVLAQAEKTAAPHADAHGYKTVADIMRALNPFTGDFYREALQVSRLTREMFCLMEGRHVHPSTLYPGGVGTVATVQLITDYMTRLMRYIEFMKKVVPMHDDLFDFFYAALPGYEHVGERRIMLGCWGAFQDPAVCNFAYKDMTDWGRKMFVTPGVVVDNKLVTTDLVDINLGIRIMLGSSYYDDWSDQEMFVTTDPLGNPVDRRHPWNQHTNPKPQKRDLEDKYSWVMSPRWFDGKNNLALDTGGGPLARLWSTALAGLVETDEVKATGHSVKIDFPKTALKGPVSLEWKIPQWSNTIERNRARTYFQAYAAAMALHFAQKALTEIRAGRTKTWEEFEVPDEGIGCGFTEAVRGVLSHHMVIRDGKIANYHPYPPTPWNASPRDAEGVPGPYEDAVTDLHIYEENDRDNFKGIDIMRTVRSFDPCLPCGVHMYLGDGRTLEKLHSPTQSMTGE
- a CDS encoding hydrogenase maturation nickel metallochaperone HypA, whose translation is MHEMAITQSVVDAVCERAAGRSVHSIRLQVGRLCAVVPDAMQFCFELVTEGTVAEGARLDIEEPPGRAHCRDCGADFPLHDLVLLCPCGSADVEILSGRELRIMSMEVG